Proteins from a genomic interval of Stenotrophomonas sp. WZN-1:
- the smqnr gene encoding SmQnr family pentapeptide repeat protein, translating to MSPTVHRKLRIGADQYTGQKVVDQQFHECDFSGADLTATEFINCSFYDADSRAGCRFNGATLKEASFRSCDISMCHFNFIKALGLEISECRAQGADFSNASFMNQITTRSWFCSAFIKKSNLRYANFSRVTLEKCELWENRWDGANVSGASFAGSDLSGGQFEGIDWNSANFTDCDLTHSELGELDLRSTNLRGATLDVQQVALLMQRIGITVVP from the coding sequence ATGTCCCCCACCGTTCACCGCAAGCTGCGCATCGGCGCGGACCAGTACACCGGCCAGAAAGTGGTCGACCAGCAGTTCCATGAGTGCGATTTTTCCGGCGCCGACCTGACTGCCACCGAGTTCATCAACTGCAGCTTCTACGACGCCGACAGCCGGGCCGGTTGCCGCTTCAACGGCGCCACGCTGAAGGAAGCCAGCTTCCGCAGTTGCGACATCAGCATGTGCCACTTCAACTTCATCAAGGCACTGGGCCTGGAGATCAGCGAATGCCGCGCGCAGGGCGCGGATTTCAGCAATGCCAGCTTCATGAACCAGATCACCACGCGCAGCTGGTTCTGCAGCGCCTTCATCAAGAAGTCGAACCTGCGCTATGCCAATTTCTCGCGGGTGACATTGGAGAAGTGCGAACTGTGGGAGAACCGCTGGGATGGCGCGAATGTGAGCGGCGCCAGCTTCGCCGGCTCAGACCTGTCCGGTGGCCAGTTCGAGGGCATCGACTGGAACAGCGCCAACTTCACCGACTGCGACCTGACCCACTCGGAGCTGGGTGAGCTGGACCTGCGCAGCACCAACCTGCGTGGCGCCACGCTGGATGTGCAGCAGGTGGCGCTGCTGATGCAGCGCATCGGTATCACGGTGGTTCCGTAG
- a CDS encoding class I SAM-dependent methyltransferase, whose translation MSSFSDPQAVAHYAEGPLRQVPGFLALQQMSRLLLAERVPAQGRVLVLGAGGGLELKAFAEAQPGWQLLGVDPAAPMLALAEQTLGPLNARVELLEGYIDDAPDMRFDGASCLLTLHFLDATQRLHTLRELHRRLQPGAPLVVAHHSVPQDPAGKLRWLQRYAAFAEASGVARADAQRAIEAIAERLPLLAPEQEVALLREAGFDGVELFYAGFSFKGWVAYAG comes from the coding sequence ATGTCTTCGTTTTCCGATCCGCAGGCCGTTGCCCACTATGCCGAGGGCCCGTTGCGCCAGGTGCCGGGCTTCCTCGCCCTGCAGCAGATGAGCCGCCTGCTGCTGGCCGAACGCGTTCCCGCACAGGGCCGCGTGCTGGTACTCGGTGCCGGGGGTGGGCTGGAGCTGAAAGCCTTCGCCGAGGCGCAGCCGGGTTGGCAGTTGCTGGGTGTGGATCCGGCCGCACCGATGCTGGCCCTGGCCGAGCAGACGCTGGGCCCGTTGAACGCACGCGTTGAGCTGCTGGAAGGCTACATCGACGATGCCCCGGACATGCGCTTCGATGGTGCCAGCTGCCTGCTGACCCTGCACTTCCTCGACGCCACGCAACGCCTGCATACGCTGCGCGAACTGCACCGGCGCCTGCAGCCCGGCGCGCCGCTGGTGGTGGCGCACCACAGCGTGCCGCAGGATCCGGCCGGCAAGCTGCGCTGGTTGCAGCGCTACGCCGCGTTCGCCGAAGCCTCTGGCGTTGCGCGCGCGGATGCACAGCGCGCGATCGAGGCCATTGCCGAACGGCTGCCGCTGCTTGCCCCCGAACAGGAAGTCGCGCTGCTGCGGGAGGCCGGCTTCGACGGCGTGGAGCTGTTCTACGCAGGCTTCAGCTTCAAGGGTTGGGTGGCGTACGCCGGGTGA
- a CDS encoding PLP-dependent aminotransferase family protein: protein MPRPLTRIESVIQTVRNRITARVDGPGSRLPSVRAQAAAMGVSVSTVVEAYERLAAEGLITARAGSGFYVSGPAAPLALAEMEPRLDRAVDPLWVSRQSLETPPGHLKPGCGWMPSDWLYHDGVRRGLRRLARADAMHLADYAGPLGLPALRQLLQRRSATLGIDAPMEQILLTESGTHAVDLICRFLLKPGDCVLVDDPSYFNYHALLKAHQVQAVGVPYTPTGPDLEAFERALQEHSPRLYITNSGLHNPTGAVLSASTAHRLLGLAERSELIIVEDDIFADFELQPAPRLAALDGLSRVIHVGSFSKTLSAASRCGYIAARHDWIDALTDLKLATSFGGGHLAAQLMHIALTDSGYRRHMQSVRSRLADARRHALRKLQALGVTPWLQPEAGLFLWCQLPDGRDAAALARQCLREGIVLAPGNAFSQSQRAADYVRFNVSQCQDARIWQVLARELR, encoded by the coding sequence ATGCCACGTCCGCTTACCCGCATCGAATCGGTCATCCAGACCGTCCGCAACCGCATCACCGCACGCGTGGATGGCCCCGGCTCCCGCCTGCCTTCGGTGCGCGCGCAGGCGGCTGCGATGGGGGTGTCGGTCTCCACCGTGGTCGAAGCCTACGAGCGCCTCGCGGCCGAAGGCCTGATCACGGCGCGCGCAGGATCCGGCTTCTACGTCAGTGGGCCCGCCGCACCGCTGGCACTGGCCGAGATGGAGCCCCGGCTGGACCGCGCCGTGGACCCGTTGTGGGTGTCGCGGCAGTCGCTGGAAACCCCGCCGGGCCACCTCAAGCCAGGGTGCGGCTGGATGCCCAGCGACTGGCTGTATCACGATGGCGTGCGCCGCGGCCTGCGTCGGTTGGCCCGTGCCGATGCCATGCATCTGGCCGACTACGCCGGCCCACTCGGGCTGCCCGCGTTGCGCCAGCTGCTGCAACGGCGAAGCGCCACGCTGGGCATCGATGCACCGATGGAGCAGATCCTGCTGACCGAATCCGGGACGCACGCGGTCGACCTGATCTGCCGCTTCCTGCTCAAGCCCGGTGATTGCGTGCTGGTCGATGACCCCAGCTACTTCAATTACCACGCGCTGCTGAAGGCACACCAGGTACAGGCAGTGGGTGTGCCGTACACGCCCACCGGCCCGGACCTTGAAGCGTTCGAACGCGCATTGCAGGAGCATTCGCCGCGGCTGTACATCACCAACTCCGGCCTGCACAACCCGACCGGCGCGGTGCTTTCGGCCAGCACCGCACATCGCCTGCTGGGCCTGGCCGAACGCAGCGAACTGATCATCGTCGAGGACGACATCTTCGCCGACTTCGAACTGCAGCCTGCACCCCGGCTGGCCGCACTGGATGGGCTGTCGCGGGTGATCCACGTCGGCAGCTTCTCCAAAACACTGTCGGCTGCATCGCGCTGCGGCTACATCGCCGCGCGCCACGACTGGATCGACGCATTGACCGACCTGAAGCTGGCGACCAGCTTCGGCGGTGGCCATCTGGCCGCGCAGCTGATGCACATCGCGCTGACCGACAGTGGCTATCGCCGCCACATGCAATCGGTGCGTTCGCGCCTGGCCGACGCGCGCCGGCACGCGCTGCGGAAACTGCAGGCGCTGGGCGTCACGCCATGGCTGCAGCCGGAGGCTGGCCTGTTCCTGTGGTGCCAGCTGCCGGATGGCCGCGACGCCGCCGCGCTGGCCCGGCAGTGCCTGCGCGAAGGCATCGTGCTGGCGCCGGGCAACGCGTTCAGCCAGTCGCAGCGCGCGGCCGACTATGTGCGCTTCAATGTTTCGCAGTGCCAGGACGCAAGGATCTGGCAGGTGCTGGCGCGGGAGTTGCGCTGA
- a CDS encoding DMT family transporter — translation MERSASGWINGFIGVVIFAGSLPATRLAVLQLDAGFVTAARATIAAVLGLGLLLLLRQPWPRRSDLPGLVVVSLGVVVGFPLLTALALRHASSAHTIVFVGLLPLSTAVFGVLRGGERPRPAFWLFSLLGSACVVGYAVRNGIEASLQADLLMLAAIVVCGLGYAEGGRLARHLGGWQVISWALLLALPVMLPLTVLMRPASFTAVGASAWWALGYVAVFSMLIGFLFWYRGLAQGGIAAVGQLQLLQPFFGLALAALLLHESVSLSMVLVTVVAVICVAGARRFSR, via the coding sequence GTGGAACGGTCGGCGAGTGGTTGGATCAATGGCTTCATCGGTGTAGTGATTTTCGCGGGCTCGTTGCCGGCTACCCGCCTGGCGGTGCTGCAGCTGGATGCGGGGTTCGTTACTGCCGCACGCGCCACCATCGCCGCTGTGCTCGGCCTGGGTCTGTTGTTGCTGCTGCGCCAGCCGTGGCCGCGCCGCAGTGACCTGCCAGGCCTGGTGGTGGTCAGCCTCGGCGTAGTGGTCGGCTTTCCGCTGCTGACCGCGCTCGCCCTGCGCCATGCGTCATCGGCGCACACCATCGTGTTTGTCGGCCTGCTGCCGTTGAGCACCGCGGTATTCGGCGTGCTGCGCGGTGGCGAGCGGCCGCGCCCGGCGTTCTGGTTGTTCTCGTTGCTGGGCAGCGCCTGCGTGGTCGGCTATGCAGTGCGCAACGGCATTGAGGCGTCATTGCAGGCCGACCTGCTGATGCTGGCGGCAATCGTGGTGTGCGGGCTGGGCTATGCCGAAGGCGGCCGGCTCGCCCGTCATCTGGGCGGCTGGCAGGTGATCAGCTGGGCGTTGCTGCTGGCGCTGCCGGTGATGCTGCCGCTGACGGTGCTGATGCGCCCGGCCTCGTTCACTGCGGTCGGTGCCTCGGCGTGGTGGGCGCTGGGCTACGTGGCGGTGTTCAGCATGCTGATCGGCTTCCTGTTCTGGTACCGCGGGCTTGCGCAGGGCGGTATCGCCGCTGTTGGCCAGTTGCAGTTGCTGCAGCCGTTCTTCGGCCTGGCCCTGGCCGCGCTGCTGCTGCACGAATCGGTCAGCCTCAGCATGGTGCTGGTGACCGTGGTCGCCGTGATCTGCGTGGCAGGCGCCCGCCGCTTCAGTCGCTGA
- a CDS encoding SDR family oxidoreductase gives MAEAVQMQPISRISFEGQVGLVTGAAGGLGLAYSRLLAERGAQVLMHDVGAGTDGRGVDPQRILRSVEVLRARGLLVQAASGPIDHRSGCHALVQELLQAHGRIDFLIHNAGWVEYQPLEAIEDDVLEQMLCLAAKTPLWLAQAAWPAMRAAGGGRIVITTSDRALYPQYAQRGLSAYAMGKLAALGLVNVLALEGAEHGIVVNAVSPVAKTRMWGIEGEPDELHPEAVAQGVVYLASRHCQDGGWVLRASNGQFHALRLQEAEHVAYPRDLCAVSADSIESVALQWPAIARASVDVRGGGRTLGRFPLPAPR, from the coding sequence ATGGCCGAAGCTGTGCAGATGCAGCCGATTTCCCGAATTTCCTTTGAAGGCCAGGTGGGCCTTGTGACGGGTGCCGCCGGTGGACTGGGCCTGGCCTACAGCCGCCTGCTGGCCGAGCGCGGTGCGCAGGTGCTGATGCATGACGTCGGTGCCGGTACGGATGGCCGGGGCGTTGACCCGCAGCGCATCCTGCGCAGCGTCGAAGTGTTGCGGGCGCGGGGTCTGCTGGTGCAGGCCGCAAGTGGTCCCATCGATCATCGCAGCGGTTGCCATGCGCTGGTGCAGGAACTGCTGCAGGCGCACGGCCGCATCGACTTCCTGATCCACAACGCGGGCTGGGTCGAGTACCAGCCACTGGAAGCGATCGAGGACGATGTGCTGGAACAGATGCTGTGCTTGGCGGCGAAGACGCCGCTGTGGCTGGCGCAGGCGGCGTGGCCGGCGATGCGCGCGGCAGGCGGTGGGCGCATCGTCATCACCACGTCCGATCGCGCGCTGTATCCGCAGTACGCACAGCGCGGGCTGTCCGCTTACGCGATGGGCAAGCTGGCGGCGCTGGGCCTGGTCAATGTGCTGGCGCTGGAGGGCGCCGAGCATGGCATCGTGGTCAATGCGGTTTCGCCGGTGGCAAAGACGCGCATGTGGGGCATCGAGGGTGAGCCCGACGAACTGCATCCGGAAGCTGTTGCGCAAGGTGTGGTCTATCTGGCATCCAGGCACTGCCAGGACGGCGGCTGGGTGCTGCGCGCAAGCAATGGCCAGTTCCACGCACTGCGCCTGCAGGAGGCCGAGCATGTGGCGTACCCAAGGGATCTGTGCGCGGTCAGTGCCGACAGCATCGAATCGGTGGCGCTGCAGTGGCCGGCCATCGCCCGCGCCAGCGTCGACGTGCGCGGCGGAGGGCGTACCCTAGGCAGGTTCCCACTGCCGGCACCGAGATGA
- a CDS encoding LysR family transcriptional regulator has product MIDLRLLRQFVAVAEELHFHRAAARLHMSQPPLTAAIRRLEDEVGSELIVRGNRTLGLTVAGQTLLMGARATLQQAEQALQRTREAAAGQSGSLRVGYVGSALYGRLPGLIRRFRQQYPQVRLHLQEATSRQQQLWLREQRIDIGVLIPPIPTAELVLHDFDHDRLAIALPRAHALADAAEVSVVMLADEPFVSWPAGEGIGFHAQVLGLCTAAGFTPRVVQEAQGMHAVLSLVAVDAGVAIVPASMASFRPHEIVYRVLEDEAARFDLPFCMRPEQPSPVLRNFLEAAGGA; this is encoded by the coding sequence ATGATCGACCTGCGCCTGCTTCGCCAGTTCGTGGCCGTGGCCGAAGAACTGCATTTCCACCGCGCTGCAGCGCGCCTGCACATGTCGCAGCCACCGCTGACGGCGGCAATACGACGGCTGGAAGACGAAGTCGGCAGCGAACTGATCGTGCGCGGCAATCGCACCCTGGGCCTGACCGTGGCCGGGCAGACGTTGCTGATGGGGGCGCGGGCAACGCTGCAGCAGGCCGAGCAGGCGCTGCAGCGCACCCGCGAAGCTGCTGCCGGGCAGTCCGGTAGCCTGCGGGTGGGCTATGTGGGCAGTGCGCTGTATGGGCGCCTGCCTGGCCTGATCCGTCGCTTCCGCCAGCAGTACCCGCAGGTACGGCTGCACCTGCAGGAAGCCACGTCGCGCCAGCAGCAGCTGTGGCTGCGTGAGCAGCGCATCGACATCGGCGTGCTGATTCCACCGATTCCCACCGCCGAGCTGGTGCTGCACGACTTCGACCACGACCGCCTGGCGATTGCGCTGCCGCGTGCACATGCGTTGGCCGATGCGGCAGAGGTCAGTGTGGTGATGCTGGCCGACGAACCGTTCGTTTCATGGCCGGCGGGCGAGGGCATCGGCTTCCACGCGCAGGTGCTGGGCCTGTGCACCGCGGCGGGCTTCACCCCGCGCGTGGTGCAGGAAGCGCAGGGCATGCATGCGGTGTTGTCACTGGTGGCGGTGGACGCTGGCGTGGCAATCGTTCCAGCCAGCATGGCCAGCTTCCGCCCTCATGAGATCGTCTATCGCGTGCTGGAGGATGAAGCAGCGCGCTTTGACCTGCCTTTCTGCATGCGGCCGGAACAGCCGTCACCGGTGCTGAGGAATTTTCTGGAGGCGGCCGGCGGGGCCTGA
- a CDS encoding GFA family protein, with product MGITSVAGVPVQPQHRATCHCGSVELLLDLPDGIVDPRRCDCSMCRRRGAIAASVTRQGLQVVRGHHHLQKYQFNTHVAEHYFCGVCGIYTHHRRRSNPDQYGYNVACLEGIDPFALGIIPVNDGVNHPADRTG from the coding sequence ATGGGCATCACTTCCGTGGCCGGCGTTCCGGTCCAACCCCAGCATCGCGCGACCTGCCACTGTGGCTCGGTCGAGCTGCTGCTGGACCTGCCGGACGGGATCGTTGATCCCCGCCGCTGCGATTGCTCGATGTGCCGGCGCCGTGGCGCCATCGCCGCCAGCGTCACCCGCCAGGGCCTGCAGGTCGTACGCGGGCATCATCACCTGCAGAAGTACCAGTTCAACACCCATGTGGCCGAACACTACTTCTGCGGCGTGTGCGGCATCTACACCCACCACCGGCGCCGCTCCAACCCCGACCAGTACGGCTACAACGTGGCGTGCCTGGAAGGCATCGACCCGTTTGCGCTGGGCATCATCCCGGTCAACGACGGGGTCAACCACCCCGCCGACCGCACCGGCTAG
- a CDS encoding DUF4105 domain-containing protein, whose product MALLALWVSGLLAYQMPGPGWLTTGVAGLWLLVALWASWRVARGRGNRRLGMAFGASLALAGLWWLLLTPRQDRVWADDVAQRLHVVSFDGRHVVFDNVRDFTWRSETDYDARWVRREYDLDQLRSADLVLSYWMGPAIAHTLISFGFEDGRHVVFSLEIRKERGESFSALGGFFRKFEMTLVASEETDIIRTRTNARGEDVYLYRLHGMDREQLKELFTAYIAQARELDAKPGFYNTLTSNCTTIVFDLARHIAPRLPLDYRLLLSGYLAEYAQEVGALTPGVPYAELHDKGRITQRALDLGSGDHFSTVIRQGVPGTEQDPQ is encoded by the coding sequence ATGGCGCTGCTGGCGCTGTGGGTGAGCGGGCTGCTGGCCTATCAGATGCCGGGGCCGGGCTGGCTGACCACCGGTGTCGCCGGGCTGTGGCTGCTGGTCGCGCTGTGGGCGTCGTGGCGGGTGGCGCGTGGCCGTGGCAATCGTCGACTGGGCATGGCGTTCGGCGCCTCGCTCGCGCTGGCTGGCCTCTGGTGGCTGCTGCTGACCCCGCGCCAGGACCGCGTGTGGGCCGATGACGTGGCGCAGCGCCTCCATGTGGTGTCCTTCGACGGGCGCCACGTGGTGTTCGACAACGTGCGTGATTTCACCTGGCGCAGCGAAACCGACTACGACGCGCGCTGGGTGCGCCGCGAATACGACCTGGACCAGCTGCGCTCGGCCGACCTGGTGCTGTCGTACTGGATGGGCCCGGCGATCGCCCACACCCTCATCTCATTTGGTTTCGAGGATGGGCGGCACGTGGTGTTTTCGTTGGAGATCCGCAAGGAACGCGGCGAATCGTTCTCGGCGCTGGGTGGTTTCTTCCGCAAGTTCGAGATGACCCTGGTGGCCTCGGAAGAGACCGACATCATCCGCACCCGTACCAACGCGCGCGGCGAGGATGTCTACCTGTACCGCCTGCATGGCATGGACCGCGAGCAGCTGAAGGAATTGTTCACCGCCTACATCGCGCAGGCGCGTGAGCTGGATGCGAAGCCGGGCTTCTACAACACGCTCACCAGCAACTGCACCACCATCGTCTTCGACCTGGCCCGGCACATCGCGCCGCGCCTGCCGCTGGACTATCGCCTGCTGCTGTCCGGGTATCTGGCCGAGTACGCGCAGGAGGTGGGTGCGCTCACGCCGGGTGTGCCGTACGCCGAGCTGCATGACAAGGGCCGCATCACCCAGCGTGCGCTGGACCTGGGCAGCGGCGACCACTTCTCCACCGTAATCCGCCAGGGCGTACCCGGCACCGAGCAGGACCCGCAGTAA
- a CDS encoding MFS transporter, whose amino-acid sequence MLLSSPPVDKRGPHLTRMTPPLSPADARLPADTSILSERYRATTIGMVALVALHAFEALAVAAAMPTVAEALDGLRLYALAFGGTLATSVIGMTLAGRWADRHGPARPLWYGMGCFVLGLLLAGFAMRMGMLVAGRLMQGLGAGAISVSLYVMVGRSYPEHLRPKVFAAFSAGWVVPSMVGPALSGLIVQHLGWRWVFLAVPLLAIPAALLLRPALARMQSTVALGNDGERGNVVRWATGAALAALLLYVGGQQQGMAALLCIGVAMLVLLFCVHRLLPAGTLILRRGLPSVIALRGIAAAAFFACEAYLPLLLQRERGLSPSWAGAVLSLGALGWFAGSWLQGHQQRGWSRQQLLRVGTVMMTVGIAATLAVLFKQMPLPVALVGWAVTGFGMGMIYASLSVLTLSLSAPHEQGANTSALQLSEALSVTTALAVSGALFAMFVESAPHTGYLLCLAITFGLAVLATVIARRV is encoded by the coding sequence ATGCTGCTATCTTCACCGCCCGTTGACAAGCGCGGCCCGCATCTGACCCGTATGACCCCGCCCCTCTCTCCCGCCGACGCCCGCCTGCCGGCTGACACCTCGATCCTGTCCGAGCGCTACCGCGCCACCACCATCGGCATGGTCGCGCTGGTCGCGCTGCACGCCTTCGAGGCATTGGCCGTCGCGGCCGCGATGCCTACCGTGGCCGAAGCTCTGGATGGCCTGCGCCTGTACGCGCTGGCCTTTGGCGGCACCCTGGCCACCAGCGTCATCGGCATGACCCTGGCAGGGCGCTGGGCCGATCGTCACGGCCCTGCGCGGCCACTCTGGTACGGCATGGGCTGCTTCGTGCTGGGCCTGTTGCTGGCCGGCTTTGCGATGCGCATGGGCATGCTGGTGGCCGGGCGCCTGATGCAAGGCCTGGGCGCGGGCGCGATCTCGGTCTCACTGTACGTGATGGTCGGTCGCAGCTACCCCGAGCACCTGCGACCGAAGGTGTTCGCGGCGTTCTCTGCAGGTTGGGTGGTGCCCTCGATGGTCGGCCCGGCATTGAGTGGGTTGATCGTGCAGCATCTGGGCTGGCGCTGGGTGTTCCTGGCGGTGCCGCTGCTGGCGATACCGGCGGCACTGCTGCTGCGCCCGGCACTGGCACGCATGCAGTCCACCGTTGCGCTCGGCAACGATGGCGAACGCGGCAACGTGGTGCGCTGGGCCACTGGTGCCGCACTGGCCGCACTGCTGCTCTACGTCGGCGGTCAGCAACAGGGCATGGCCGCCCTGCTCTGCATCGGCGTAGCGATGCTGGTGCTGCTGTTCTGCGTGCATCGGCTGCTGCCAGCCGGAACACTGATCCTGCGCCGCGGCCTGCCCAGCGTGATCGCGCTGCGCGGTATCGCTGCGGCGGCGTTCTTCGCCTGCGAGGCCTATCTGCCCCTGCTGCTGCAGCGCGAACGCGGGCTCTCGCCCAGCTGGGCTGGCGCGGTGCTCAGCCTTGGCGCACTGGGCTGGTTCGCCGGCTCCTGGCTGCAGGGTCACCAGCAACGCGGCTGGTCACGCCAGCAGCTGCTGCGCGTTGGTACCGTGATGATGACGGTCGGCATCGCCGCAACGCTGGCCGTGCTGTTCAAGCAGATGCCACTGCCGGTCGCGCTGGTCGGTTGGGCCGTGACCGGTTTCGGCATGGGCATGATCTACGCCAGCCTGTCGGTGCTGACCCTGTCGCTGTCAGCGCCGCATGAGCAGGGTGCCAATACCTCGGCGCTGCAGCTGAGCGAGGCGCTGTCGGTGACCACCGCGCTGGCAGTCTCCGGCGCGCTGTTCGCAATGTTCGTGGAAAGCGCGCCGCACACGGGCTACCTGCTGTGCCTGGCGATCACTTTCGGCCTGGCGGTGCTGGCCACGGTGATCGCACGGCGGGTGTAG
- the soxR gene encoding redox-sensitive transcriptional activator SoxR, which translates to MASQELSVGEVSQRSGVAVSALHFYERKGLISSLRTSGNQRRYSRDVLRRLAVIRVAQRVGMPLEAVGRAFESLPEGRAPTKADWAKLSARWRTELEERIHMLQLLRDELTGCIGCGCLSLQHCRLANPGDVLGERGDGPMRWE; encoded by the coding sequence ATGGCATCCCAGGAACTCAGCGTTGGCGAGGTCTCCCAGCGCAGTGGCGTGGCCGTTTCCGCACTGCATTTCTACGAGCGCAAGGGGCTGATCAGCAGCCTGCGCACTTCGGGCAACCAACGCCGGTACAGCCGGGATGTACTGCGCCGGCTGGCGGTGATCCGCGTGGCGCAGCGGGTGGGCATGCCACTGGAAGCGGTCGGTCGTGCCTTCGAGAGCCTGCCTGAAGGCCGCGCGCCGACCAAGGCCGACTGGGCCAAGCTGTCCGCGCGCTGGCGTACCGAGCTGGAAGAGCGCATCCACATGCTGCAGTTGCTGCGCGATGAACTGACCGGTTGCATCGGCTGTGGTTGCCTGTCGCTGCAGCATTGCCGCCTGGCCAACCCGGGCGACGTGCTCGGCGAACGCGGCGACGGCCCGATGCGCTGGGAATGA
- a CDS encoding short chain dehydrogenase: MKILLVGASGTLGQAVARQLGQQHQILAAGLHSGELRVDLTDDASVAELFARTGPVDAVISTAGKLHFGPLQEMTPEQFNLGLQDKLLGQVRLALAAQHHLNAGGSITLTSGIVSAQPIRDGVNATSVNAALEGFVRAAALELLPRGLRINVVSPNVLVESMAAYGPYFPGFEAVSAQRAALAFQRAVEGIQSGETITVW; encoded by the coding sequence ATGAAGATCCTCCTCGTTGGTGCCAGCGGCACCCTGGGCCAGGCAGTCGCCCGCCAGCTCGGCCAGCAGCATCAGATCCTCGCCGCCGGCCTCCACAGCGGCGAGTTGCGTGTGGACCTGACCGATGACGCCAGCGTTGCCGAACTGTTCGCGCGTACCGGCCCGGTCGATGCGGTGATCTCCACCGCCGGCAAGCTGCACTTCGGCCCGCTGCAGGAGATGACGCCCGAGCAGTTCAACCTCGGCCTGCAGGACAAACTGCTGGGCCAAGTGCGGCTGGCCCTGGCCGCGCAGCACCACCTCAACGCCGGCGGCTCGATCACCCTGACCAGCGGCATCGTCAGCGCACAGCCCATCCGCGATGGCGTCAACGCCACCTCGGTGAATGCCGCACTGGAAGGCTTCGTGCGTGCCGCCGCACTCGAGCTGCTGCCGCGCGGCCTGCGCATCAACGTGGTCAGCCCGAACGTGCTGGTCGAATCGATGGCCGCCTACGGCCCCTACTTCCCGGGCTTCGAGGCGGTGAGCGCGCAGCGCGCGGCATTGGCCTTCCAGCGCGCGGTGGAAGGCATCCAGAGCGGCGAGACGATCACGGTCTGGTAA
- a CDS encoding LysR family transcriptional regulator, producing the protein MDTLRCMQAFVAAAERGSFAGAAEQLQVSAVMVGKYIQQLEAHLGTALLQRNTRRQRLTEAGSAYLAGCRQVLEQVQQAEADVAGLQVQPRGLLRVSAPTTWGSCVLAPQLAGLLRAQPQLNIELDLSNRRVDLIEDGFDVAIRVGPLPSQEVVARPLPPYAMSLCAAPSYLRRRGTPRTPADLAGHDCLSHLAWRGGHGWQLANGEQVDWEARLTCNDGVALREAAVAGAGLVLQPTALLAGEIAAGRLKPLLRDYLPEPRPMHLIYLPDRRPRPRLQCFVDFVMATLGQ; encoded by the coding sequence ATGGACACCCTTCGCTGCATGCAGGCTTTCGTGGCGGCGGCCGAGCGTGGCAGCTTCGCCGGCGCCGCCGAACAGCTGCAGGTCTCTGCGGTGATGGTGGGCAAGTACATCCAGCAGCTGGAGGCGCACCTGGGGACCGCGCTGCTGCAACGGAACACCCGCCGCCAGCGCCTGACCGAAGCCGGCAGCGCCTACCTGGCCGGCTGCCGGCAGGTGCTGGAGCAGGTGCAGCAGGCCGAGGCCGATGTGGCCGGCCTGCAGGTACAGCCACGTGGCCTGCTGCGGGTCAGTGCGCCGACTACCTGGGGCAGCTGCGTGCTGGCGCCGCAGCTGGCCGGCCTGCTGCGCGCGCAGCCGCAGTTGAACATCGAGCTGGACCTGAGCAACCGCCGCGTGGATCTGATCGAGGACGGCTTCGACGTGGCGATCCGGGTCGGACCGCTGCCATCGCAGGAGGTGGTGGCGCGGCCGCTGCCGCCGTATGCAATGAGCCTGTGCGCGGCGCCGTCGTACCTGCGCCGGCGCGGCACGCCGCGCACGCCGGCGGATCTGGCAGGGCATGACTGCCTGAGCCATCTCGCCTGGCGTGGTGGCCATGGCTGGCAGCTGGCCAACGGTGAACAGGTGGACTGGGAGGCGCGGCTGACCTGCAACGACGGTGTCGCGCTGCGTGAGGCCGCCGTGGCAGGAGCCGGGCTGGTGCTGCAGCCGACCGCCCTGCTGGCCGGCGAGATCGCGGCCGGGCGGTTGAAGCCGCTGCTGCGCGACTACCTGCCCGAACCGCGGCCGATGCATCTGATCTACCTGCCGGATCGACGGCCGCGCCCGCGCCTGCAGTGCTTCGTCGATTTCGTCATGGCCACATTGGGGCAATGA